From Rhineura floridana isolate rRhiFlo1 chromosome 5, rRhiFlo1.hap2, whole genome shotgun sequence, a single genomic window includes:
- the LOC133385402 gene encoding apovitellenin-1-like, giving the protein MLQSKALALTLILFLGSTLTDVGAKAISKRHIRRDWLVIPDAIAYYVYESVNKVFPKAAEVLAEAVQTPMILETRNFLIQKTAMISLLVEQLTENVSSLWQKGENEPAQQ; this is encoded by the exons ATGCTTCAATCCAAAGCTTTAGCTCTTACTCTGATCCTTTTCCTAGGGAGTACCCTGACTG atgttggtgctAAAGCCATCTCAAAGAGACATATCCGTCGTGACTGGTTGGTCATACCTGACGCAATTGCATATTATGTGTACGAGTCTGTGAACAAAGTGTTTCCTAAAGCTGCTGAGGTTTTAGCTGAAGCTGTCCAAACTCCGATGATTCTTGAGACAAG GAACTTCTTGATACAGAAAACGGCTATGATCAGTCTGCTAGTTGAACAACTGACAGAGAATGTATCTAGCTTATGGCAGAAAGGAGAGAATGAACCAGCACAGCAGTAG